In Candidatus Berkelbacteria bacterium, the following are encoded in one genomic region:
- a CDS encoding ABC transporter ATP-binding protein, with the protein MLLLKTLSKEFYQTRNTTFPVIKSLSLTVKKGEVYGFLGPNGAGKTTTVKMIAGLLFPDKGSVTIGKYPAGSNEAAQILGFMQENPQFYRYLRASEVLEFVGELFGLEKEVIAARSNKLLQQVGLEKFADIAVRNFSKGMHQRLAFAVALMNDPELLVLDEPLDGLDPLGRLDFKKLMATWKKEGRTIFFSSHILSDAEELCDRVGILQHGQLLAEGKPRDLIKGQAKTLEEYFVKTVRQNA; encoded by the coding sequence ATGCTACTGCTGAAAACACTCTCAAAAGAATTCTACCAGACGCGCAACACGACATTTCCCGTTATCAAGTCGTTGAGCCTGACGGTCAAGAAGGGCGAAGTCTACGGCTTCTTGGGGCCGAACGGTGCCGGCAAAACGACAACCGTCAAAATGATCGCCGGCCTACTTTTTCCCGACAAAGGAAGCGTGACGATTGGCAAATACCCGGCCGGATCAAATGAAGCGGCGCAAATTTTAGGCTTCATGCAGGAAAATCCGCAATTTTACCGCTACTTGAGAGCGAGCGAAGTGTTAGAGTTTGTCGGGGAACTGTTCGGCCTTGAAAAAGAAGTTATCGCCGCTCGGTCGAATAAACTTTTACAGCAAGTGGGTTTGGAGAAGTTCGCCGACATCGCGGTACGCAATTTCTCCAAAGGCATGCATCAGCGCCTAGCCTTTGCCGTTGCCTTAATGAACGACCCCGAGCTGTTGGTTCTTGACGAGCCGCTCGACGGACTTGATCCGCTGGGACGACTAGACTTCAAAAAACTGATGGCTACCTGGAAAAAAGAAGGCCGGACTATATTCTTTAGCTCTCATATTTTAAGCGACGCCGAGGAGCTTTGTGACAGGGTCGGGATTTTGCAGCACGGTCAGCTTCTGGCCGAAGGCAAGCCTCGCGATCTGATTAAAGGCCAAGCTAAAACTTTGGAAGAGTACTTTGTCAAAACCGTAAGGCAGAATGCTTAA
- a CDS encoding ABC transporter permease subunit, which yields MLKTIFAIARNTFKETIRDRVLYSLIGFAVIVIAASLLAASVSLGQETRVIQSFGLTAMLVFLLIITIFIGTQLVWREVERRTIYMVLSKPVSREAFYLGKFLGLCLTILVVMLIMGAVFVALVGYKTKAVSGVQIAAIVMMMVEAWLLTAVGMLFASFTSPLASAVYAFALALIGHSATSIYIIAAKSTGFAKYMLEAVYYAFPNLEKFNLRNEVIFNAPLDFSYFWTAMLYFVGYTAAMLLLGIAIVRKHEY from the coding sequence ATGCTTAAAACTATTTTTGCGATTGCTCGAAACACATTCAAGGAAACAATCCGCGACCGCGTTTTATATTCGTTAATCGGTTTTGCGGTTATCGTCATCGCCGCGAGTTTACTAGCGGCGTCGGTCTCGTTAGGCCAGGAAACGCGAGTAATTCAAAGTTTCGGCCTGACAGCGATGCTCGTTTTCCTACTCATAATTACTATTTTTATCGGTACCCAACTCGTCTGGCGGGAGGTCGAACGCAGGACCATTTATATGGTGCTGTCGAAACCAGTCAGCCGCGAGGCATTTTACCTGGGCAAGTTCCTTGGCCTCTGCCTGACTATTCTGGTTGTCATGCTAATTATGGGCGCGGTGTTTGTGGCGCTGGTTGGTTATAAAACTAAAGCTGTCAGCGGCGTTCAAATTGCGGCGATCGTGATGATGATGGTCGAAGCCTGGCTGCTAACCGCCGTTGGAATGTTATTTGCGAGTTTCACTTCGCCGCTTGCTAGCGCCGTTTACGCCTTCGCACTGGCGTTAATTGGGCATTCGGCAACCTCAATTTATATCATCGCCGCTAAATCGACTGGCTTTGCCAAATACATGTTAGAAGCGGTCTACTACGCTTTTCCGAATCTTGAAAAATTCAATCTGCGTAACGAAGTGATTTTCAACGCGCCGCTAGACTTCAGTTATTTCTGGACGGCAATGCTATATTTTGTCGGCTATACCGCGGCGATGTTGCTACTAGGCATAGCCATCGTGCGCAAACATGAGTACTAA
- a CDS encoding YvcK family protein: MNDHLKIVALGGGSGLATLLRGLKSYPVKLTAIVTMTDNGRSSGRLRRETGILPPGDVRNCLTALAKDEELATKLFAYRFKQGRGLSGHSLGNLLLLALADITGDFESAVEASSQFLAVKGKVIPSTFDNVNLTAELENGQTALGQVDVSVLGHRSPIKRVQLLPPDATANPAAVRALEEADLILVGPGSFYSSVVPNFLIKEIRDAFEKAKGSKLYVCNASTERGETENYRVEDHVRRLREYVNGTRFDGVIVNDTVVAQSNNEGKLGQVCNITTDKTEIEGMPVILADVIDEQRPLYHDAEKLADVVLRAAKSPLRAKLNVLTR, encoded by the coding sequence ATGAATGATCATCTGAAGATTGTTGCCTTGGGCGGGGGAAGCGGCTTGGCAACCTTGCTGCGAGGCTTAAAAAGCTATCCAGTTAAACTTACCGCCATAGTAACGATGACCGACAACGGCCGCTCCAGCGGCCGTCTTCGTCGAGAAACAGGCATCCTGCCGCCGGGCGACGTCCGTAACTGCCTGACAGCGCTGGCTAAAGACGAGGAGCTAGCGACCAAACTTTTCGCTTACCGTTTCAAGCAGGGCCGAGGATTGTCTGGGCACAGTTTGGGCAATTTACTGCTACTAGCGCTTGCCGATATTACCGGCGACTTTGAGTCGGCCGTTGAAGCCTCCAGTCAATTCTTAGCCGTCAAAGGGAAGGTTATCCCTTCGACTTTCGACAACGTCAATCTAACGGCCGAGCTTGAAAATGGCCAGACAGCCCTTGGGCAAGTTGACGTTTCAGTACTGGGACACCGCTCGCCGATCAAACGGGTGCAGCTTCTGCCACCGGACGCGACAGCTAATCCGGCGGCGGTTCGCGCTCTTGAGGAAGCCGACTTAATTCTTGTCGGCCCAGGTAGTTTTTACTCCAGCGTTGTGCCTAACTTTTTAATTAAGGAGATTCGCGATGCTTTCGAGAAGGCCAAGGGCAGCAAACTTTACGTCTGCAACGCCTCCACTGAGCGCGGCGAGACCGAGAACTATCGCGTCGAAGACCACGTCCGGCGCTTGCGCGAATACGTCAATGGCACACGTTTCGACGGCGTGATCGTTAATGATACCGTCGTTGCCCAATCAAACAACGAGGGCAAGCTCGGACAAGTGTGCAATATTACAACCGACAAAACCGAAATTGAGGGCATGCCAGTTATTTTGGCTGACGTAATAGACGAGCAGCGGCCGCTCTACCACGACGCGGAGAAATTAGCTGATGTTGTACTGCGAGCGGCAAAGTCACCGCTACGCGCCAAGCTCAACGTTTTGACTCGCTAA